DNA from Leptospira mayottensis 200901116:
CGAATTAGTTCGAAATACAAGTTCCAGTAAATTTGTATTTTCAGATAAAGTGCAAATTTTGTTTCTTTAGAGTTTGTTTTTAAAACTTTTATTTTACTTTGAAACTTACTTTTGTAAAATTATGAATCATTTTTAAAATCGGATTATAGCAAAATGCTTTTAACTCTATAACTTGTCCCAAAACTTCAAAAAATATCTTCAATCTAAACCATCCGACAAGTTCCTAAAAAATGTGAGAGTTCCCACAGATTACGTTGCGTTGATACTTCAATATCACTTTGTAAAATTTTTTCTTGTCGTTTAAAATTATAGTAGTTTTTACATTTTAAGGTTCTAAGAGGAATTCTTAAACTGATATGAAGAATTAAAATTTTTGCTAAGTGCTTTTTCAACAAAATACTCACTTAAACAATTCAAGAAACATCCTGTTAGGAATAGGAAGAAAATTCTAGCATAGATTTAATATGTATATAACTTGTTAATAAAATATAAGTTTAACATTTAAAAAGTTAAATAGATTTGTAAATAAGACATAACACAAAATTACTGTCGCTTTTAATTCGAAAATTGACTAAGAATTATGTCAGAAAACAAAATTCTCTTTTCAAAAAAAATGAGACATATTTCAGTATTCTTTAGGAATACAATTTTATGTACATATCTACAGGTACTACTCCTACAACTGTACAATAATAAAAAACCTATTTAACTAAGAAAGGAATTAGGAGAAACAAATTGAAAATTAAAGTTAATACGTCGGATTTTTTAAAAGCAATTCATGCAGTAGAAGGTGTAATCTCTGCAAGAGAAATAAAATCTATATTATCAAATCTTAAAATAGAAGCTGAAGAAAAAGAAGTTTTTCTTTCCGCTACCGATCTTGAAATCTCCATTAAAACATCACTACCCGCGGAAGTAATCCAAGCTGGAAGTATTTCCTTACCCGCTAAACAACTTTCCAGTTTTTTTAAAACGATTCATTTCGAAGAAACTATTTTGTCTTTAGAAGAATCCGATGGAGATTCTTCTGTAGTTTATATCACCGACGCTTCCGGTAAAAATGATTATAAGTCCAAGATTAGTGGAATGGATGCCGAAGAAATTAAAACAATCTCTAAAGTGAATCCTTCTCAAATATCCTCTTTCCCAAGTACTTTGATAAACGACATGATCCGTAAAACTTCCTACGCGATCGCGCATGAAGACCAAAGATTTATTTTTAACGGCCTCTACATGATTCCCGATGGGAATAAATTGATTTTTGTTGGAACGGACGGAAGAAGACTTTGCAAGATTGAAAGAATTCTTCCTTCTCCTTTACAATTTAAGGATTCCATAATTGTCCCTGCAAAGGCGGTCCGAGAAATCTCCAAAATGATCGCAACTTCAGAAACTGGTAATCTCGGTTTGATTGATAGTCAAATTTATGCGTCTGTAAATAACATAGAACTTTTATGTAAATTGATCGAAGGAAATTTCCCAAACTATGAACAAGTCATTCCAAAGAGCACTAAATTTTCCACAACAATCTCAAAGGAAGAATTCCAAGTATCTCTTAGACAAGTTTTAACTGCGGCGGAAGAACCTTCCAGACAAGTAAGACTGACGTTCAGCAAAAACAATTTGAACTTGTTCGCGCAAACTTTGGGAGCTTCGGAAGCGAGCATCAATAAACCGATCGAATATTCCGGAAATGAAATTGCAATTGCATTCAAAGGGGAATACCTCATGGATATTTTTAGATCGATCGACGATAACGAAGTTAAGATCGAATTTTCTGATGCAAGTTCTCCAGTTATTTTCAAGGATCCATCCGACCCTGAATTTATCTCCGTGATCATGCCGATGAAACTATAATGTTCCTAAAACATCTTACTCTTCAGAATTTTAGAAGTCACGAAGAACTGAGCTTGGATTTCGATTCCAGGCTTATTTTTTTTGTGGGTGATAATGGAGAAGGGAAAACGAATCTTCTTGAAGCCATTTGTATGTTATCTTGGCTGAAAAGTTTTCGGGAGTCCGAAGATTCAAATTTGATTCGATGGGGTTCTGAAAATTATTTCTTAAGAGGGAAAATTAAAGAAAATCAAAAAGAATCCATATTAGAAATCGGATTTACCGCAAAACCCACAGTTAAAAGAAAATTAAAATTCAATCAAGAGGAAGTAAAAAAAAGAACGGATCTAATTGGTAAATTTATCACCGTTTTATTAACTCCAATGGATTTAAAAATCATAGAAGATGGCCCGGCGGAAAGGAGAAAATTTATCGACGCATTTATCTCTTCCTTTGATCCGTTTTATCTTGAATGTTTACTGGAATATAATAAAATCTTAAAGCATCGAAATGCCCTTTTAAAAACCGGCATTTCAGATGTTTCTCATTTGTCAATTTGGGATAAAAAACTCGTCGAAAAGGGAATTTTGATCCTTAATAAAAGAAAAAAAATTGTTTTTGGATTAAATTCCTTTTATCAACCGAATTTAAACAAATTGAGCGGCGGAAAGGACCAACTTGAAATGATTTACAGACCAAATGTGGAAAACGAGGATGAATTTGTAGAAAAACTCGGCCGAAATTTAGGAAAAGATTTAAGACTCGGTTACACTTCTGTGGGAATTCATAGGGATGATCTTTTTATTGGTGCCGATAAACGTGACATTACTGAATTCGGATCACAGGGTCAGAAAAGAAGCACAGTGATTGCTTTGAAGGCTGCGACTTTTAATTACTATAGAAATGTTTTAGATACTATGCCAGTTTTATTGATTGATGATGTAATTCGGGAATTGGATGTTAAACGAAGAGAATATTTTGTAGACTTAGTCGTAAATGCAGGACAGGCTTTTTTTACAACAACAGACTTAGAGGGAATTCAGGATTATGTCGGTAAACTTGAGGATCAAAAGCAAATCTTTCTAATTCAACAAGGAAATGTCCAGTTTGTAAAATGAAAGAAGATTTGATTTCATCTAAAAAAATCGAAACCTCCGAATTTAATGTCATATTGAGTCGAATGGGAATTACGGAAGAGAATCTACAAGAAAGGATTTTTATCCATACGCTTAGAAATCGTTGGAAGGAAATTGTAGGTCCCGTGTTTGCTTCTCATTCGGAAGTAGACTCGATTCGATTCGGTAGACTTCGAATTCTCGTTTCTCATAACGCTTATAAACAAGAATTACTGTTTTTACAAAACCGGATCATTCGAGAGTCTGTGCGATTT
Protein-coding regions in this window:
- the dnaN gene encoding DNA polymerase III subunit beta, whose product is MKIKVNTSDFLKAIHAVEGVISAREIKSILSNLKIEAEEKEVFLSATDLEISIKTSLPAEVIQAGSISLPAKQLSSFFKTIHFEETILSLEESDGDSSVVYITDASGKNDYKSKISGMDAEEIKTISKVNPSQISSFPSTLINDMIRKTSYAIAHEDQRFIFNGLYMIPDGNKLIFVGTDGRRLCKIERILPSPLQFKDSIIVPAKAVREISKMIATSETGNLGLIDSQIYASVNNIELLCKLIEGNFPNYEQVIPKSTKFSTTISKEEFQVSLRQVLTAAEEPSRQVRLTFSKNNLNLFAQTLGASEASINKPIEYSGNEIAIAFKGEYLMDIFRSIDDNEVKIEFSDASSPVIFKDPSDPEFISVIMPMKL
- the recF gene encoding DNA replication/repair protein RecF (All proteins in this family for which functions are known are DNA-binding proteins that assist the filamentation of RecA onto DNA for the initiation of recombination or recombinational repair.); amino-acid sequence: MFLKHLTLQNFRSHEELSLDFDSRLIFFVGDNGEGKTNLLEAICMLSWLKSFRESEDSNLIRWGSENYFLRGKIKENQKESILEIGFTAKPTVKRKLKFNQEEVKKRTDLIGKFITVLLTPMDLKIIEDGPAERRKFIDAFISSFDPFYLECLLEYNKILKHRNALLKTGISDVSHLSIWDKKLVEKGILILNKRKKIVFGLNSFYQPNLNKLSGGKDQLEMIYRPNVENEDEFVEKLGRNLGKDLRLGYTSVGIHRDDLFIGADKRDITEFGSQGQKRSTVIALKAATFNYYRNVLDTMPVLLIDDVIRELDVKRREYFVDLVVNAGQAFFTTTDLEGIQDYVGKLEDQKQIFLIQQGNVQFVK
- a CDS encoding DUF721 domain-containing protein; translation: MKEDLISSKKIETSEFNVILSRMGITEENLQERIFIHTLRNRWKEIVGPVFASHSEVDSIRFGRLRILVSHNAYKQELLFLQNRIIRESVRFVGKGIVRSIEISIGKLTTLQSPVLPETKEKKGLEGKEDLIAILEKETDIEIKKRYLEILQYL